The following proteins come from a genomic window of Nostoc sp. ATCC 53789:
- a CDS encoding Uma2 family endonuclease yields MVQISNKRLTLEEFLALPETKPYCEYIDGQIIPKPMPQGKHSTIQGELCPTINSVIKVQKMGWAFPELRCTFAGRSIVPDVAVFSWERLPVDENGDIANTFTVAPDWIIEILSPEQSHTKVTKKILHALNHGTQMGWLIDPDERFIAAYPAGQQPLPFEEIESVLPVPEFCQGLQLKVGDIFGWLKVTA; encoded by the coding sequence ATGGTACAAATATCAAATAAAAGATTGACTCTAGAAGAGTTTCTCGCACTACCAGAAACTAAACCGTACTGTGAATACATTGACGGTCAAATTATTCCAAAACCTATGCCTCAAGGAAAACATAGCACTATTCAAGGAGAACTTTGTCCCACAATCAATTCTGTTATCAAAGTCCAAAAAATGGGTTGGGCTTTTCCAGAATTGCGTTGCACTTTTGCAGGACGTTCTATAGTTCCCGATGTCGCTGTATTTTCTTGGGAAAGGCTTCCCGTAGATGAAAATGGTGATATTGCCAATACATTTACTGTAGCACCCGACTGGATAATCGAAATTCTTTCACCCGAACAAAGCCATACAAAAGTTACAAAAAAAATCTTGCACGCTCTCAATCATGGAACTCAAATGGGTTGGTTAATTGACCCTGACGAGCGATTCATTGCTGCTTATCCTGCGGGACAACAACCTTTACCTTTTGAGGAAATTGAGTCTGTTTTACCAGTGCCAGAATTTTGTCAGGGGTTACAGTTGAAGGTAGGTGATATTTTTGGATGGTTAAAGGTGACTGCGTAA